The following are encoded in a window of Sutcliffiella horikoshii genomic DNA:
- a CDS encoding sugar-binding transcriptional regulator: protein MQNEKIARLVEVAKMYYLFNYSQQEIAKTLGVSRPTVSRLLDQAKQDGVVHIKICDPTEDVNGLASQLIERFRLKDCVVASVPAYEDSHIKQKVGEAAAEYLYGIVKTGDTIGITWGTTLYQLSQQLNPKSVHDVKIVQLNGGVSYSELNTHAADIINGLATAFHTTPHFLPVPAVVDHPVVKQAIVADRHINKVLELGKKANIAVYTVGEAGEQSTLMRAGYFLDSDVETLKKNETVADICSRFIDINGHISNQSLNERTIGVELTHLAEKEYSILVAGGNKKVEGIMGALNGKYANVLITDQYTAKALLEMGEG from the coding sequence ATGCAAAATGAAAAGATAGCCCGTTTAGTAGAAGTGGCTAAAATGTATTACCTCTTTAATTATAGCCAACAGGAGATTGCCAAAACGCTTGGCGTCTCACGCCCTACTGTATCGCGGCTTTTAGATCAAGCCAAACAGGACGGAGTTGTACATATCAAGATTTGTGATCCAACAGAAGATGTGAATGGGCTGGCTTCTCAACTAATAGAAAGATTTAGGTTGAAAGATTGTGTGGTTGCCTCCGTCCCTGCGTATGAAGATAGTCATATTAAGCAAAAAGTTGGGGAGGCAGCAGCCGAGTATTTATATGGCATCGTTAAAACGGGCGATACGATCGGTATTACTTGGGGTACGACACTCTATCAATTGTCTCAGCAGCTCAATCCTAAAAGTGTGCATGATGTGAAAATCGTGCAATTGAATGGTGGCGTCAGTTATTCGGAGTTAAATACGCATGCCGCTGACATTATTAATGGACTGGCAACGGCTTTCCATACTACACCACATTTCCTCCCTGTCCCGGCAGTTGTCGATCATCCAGTCGTAAAGCAGGCAATTGTGGCTGACCGCCATATTAACAAGGTTCTAGAGCTTGGTAAAAAGGCCAATATCGCTGTCTATACAGTAGGGGAAGCTGGAGAACAATCCACTTTGATGAGAGCAGGTTACTTTTTAGACAGCGATGTGGAGACGTTAAAGAAAAACGAAACAGTCGCAGATATTTGCTCACGGTTCATCGATATAAACGGACACATAAGCAATCAATCATTAAATGAACGAACAATAGGCGTTGAGCTTACACACCTTGCAGAAAAGGAATATAGCATTCTCGTTGCAGGCGGAAACAAAAAGGTAGAAGGAATCATGGGGGCACTGAACGGTAAGTATGCCAATGTCCTCATCACCGATCAATATACGGCAAAAGCTTTGTTGGAAATGGGGGAGGGTTAA
- a CDS encoding ABC transporter permease, whose translation MWTVIQQIAPYAIIFTIPLLITALGALFSERSGVVNIGLEGLMVIGAFTGALVILNMQEMMPGQQKAIWIGLALATLMGLLFSLLHAFASINLHANQIISGTAINMIAAAITVFLARNITGSGNIQISTLKPFNVPFLSDIPVIGSLLFTRTYATTWLVLAILLVSAFMLYKTPFGLRLRSCGEHPHAAEAAGISVSKMRYIGVMISGAFSGLGGAVFIVTTGGEFNGTVAGLGFLALASLIFGQWKPLGILAATLFFGFATTVANVSQVIPSLAVIPPVFLKVFPYVVTLIALIVFSKSSQAPKAVGEPFDSGKR comes from the coding sequence ATGTGGACAGTGATTCAACAAATAGCACCGTACGCAATCATCTTCACTATCCCTCTTTTGATCACAGCGCTAGGAGCTTTATTCAGTGAGCGAAGTGGAGTTGTTAACATTGGTTTAGAAGGATTAATGGTCATTGGGGCATTTACTGGAGCGCTTGTCATTTTGAACATGCAGGAAATGATGCCTGGCCAACAAAAAGCAATCTGGATCGGTCTGGCACTTGCTACTTTGATGGGATTATTGTTCTCCCTTCTTCATGCGTTTGCAAGTATTAACCTTCATGCCAACCAGATCATCAGTGGTACAGCCATCAATATGATTGCTGCAGCTATCACGGTGTTCTTGGCACGTAATATTACAGGTAGCGGAAACATCCAAATCAGCACATTAAAACCTTTTAATGTTCCTTTCTTATCGGATATTCCAGTGATAGGTAGTTTGCTATTCACTAGAACGTATGCAACAACATGGCTTGTTCTAGCTATTTTGCTAGTAAGTGCATTCATGCTCTATAAAACACCTTTCGGACTGCGCCTTCGTTCATGTGGTGAGCATCCACATGCAGCAGAAGCAGCAGGAATCAGCGTAAGTAAAATGCGTTATATCGGCGTTATGATCTCCGGAGCGTTCTCAGGTCTGGGTGGTGCGGTCTTCATCGTAACAACTGGAGGAGAATTTAACGGAACAGTAGCTGGACTTGGTTTCTTGGCACTTGCTTCCTTAATCTTCGGGCAGTGGAAACCGCTTGGAATTCTGGCGGCAACTCTGTTCTTTGGTTTTGCTACTACGGTTGCGAACGTTTCACAGGTAATTCCTTCTTTAGCTGTCATTCCGCCAGTATTCTTGAAGGTATTCCCATACGTTGTAACGTTAATTGCGTTAATCGTGTTCTCTAAATCCTCTCAAGCTCCAAAAGCGGTAGGAGAACCATTTGATTCTGGAAAACGATAA
- a CDS encoding ABC transporter permease produces MRNGIISLLAVLFGLIAGAILMAVTGNNPVEGYKYLFEGGLKNLSRIGNTLATATPLIFTGLSVAFAFRTGLFNIGAAGQMLFGGFCAVAVGLTFDLSRPVLLVMMVVAGFIGGALWAFIPGLLKAKFNVHEVVSTIMMNWIAYWTVYYAVPAYFKGEFLETESKKLPESASLRTPILTEMFDGSYINLGLFIAAIAVIIFSFIINKTTLGYELKAVGFNRDSAEYAGIAVNRSIVTSMVIAGGLAGLGGVAFYAGNATSIQIGILPTQGFDGIAVALLGANTGIGVLLAAIFFGLLYSGRGFMNAMTEIPPEIADSIIAIIIYFAATSILIDRMIRFFINKKKNRQPVATQNNAQKKEEV; encoded by the coding sequence ATGAGAAATGGCATAATCTCGTTGCTTGCTGTCCTTTTCGGTTTGATTGCAGGTGCGATATTGATGGCAGTCACAGGAAACAATCCTGTGGAAGGATATAAATATTTATTTGAAGGCGGATTAAAGAATCTTTCGAGAATCGGAAACACGCTTGCAACAGCGACACCGCTTATTTTCACTGGTCTATCGGTAGCATTTGCTTTCCGTACCGGCTTGTTTAATATCGGAGCGGCAGGACAAATGCTCTTTGGTGGTTTTTGTGCTGTTGCGGTCGGACTGACTTTTGATTTGTCCAGACCAGTACTGTTAGTAATGATGGTCGTGGCAGGTTTTATCGGGGGAGCACTTTGGGCTTTTATCCCTGGTCTTTTGAAGGCAAAGTTCAACGTACATGAAGTAGTATCAACGATCATGATGAACTGGATTGCCTACTGGACGGTATATTATGCGGTTCCTGCCTACTTTAAGGGCGAGTTTTTGGAAACAGAATCTAAAAAACTACCAGAATCCGCATCGTTACGAACACCAATTTTAACAGAAATGTTTGATGGCTCTTATATTAACCTTGGTTTATTTATTGCTGCGATTGCAGTGATCATCTTCTCTTTTATCATCAATAAAACTACGCTTGGTTATGAGTTGAAGGCGGTTGGATTTAACCGTGATTCAGCGGAATATGCCGGTATTGCAGTAAACAGAAGTATCGTTACTTCCATGGTTATTGCCGGTGGTTTGGCTGGTCTTGGGGGAGTGGCATTCTATGCAGGAAATGCGACAAGTATCCAAATCGGTATTTTACCTACCCAAGGTTTTGATGGAATTGCGGTAGCACTTTTAGGTGCAAACACAGGTATCGGGGTATTGTTAGCAGCTATTTTCTTCGGTCTTCTTTATTCCGGTCGCGGATTTATGAACGCGATGACAGAGATTCCACCTGAAATAGCAGATTCTATCATTGCAATCATTATCTATTTCGCAGCAACAAGCATCTTAATAGATCGCATGATTCGTTTCTTTATTAATAAAAAGAAAAATAGACAACCGGTAGCAACTCAAAACAATGCTCAAAAGAAGGAGGAGGTATAA
- a CDS encoding ABC transporter ATP-binding protein produces the protein MDYVVEMLNIRKEFTGIVANDDITLRLKQGEIHALLGENGAGKSTLMAILFGMYQPDRGSIKINGKEMKIANPNVATKLGIGMVHQHFKLVSNFTVTENIMLGSELHKMYVLDKKTASKRIEDLSKKYGLNVDPHAKIEDISVGMQQRVEILKMLYRQADVLILDEPTAVLTPQEIEELGKIMKNLIAEGKSIIIITHKLKEIKAMADRCTVIRRGKTIGTVNVAETSKEQMAEMMVGREVNFKVDKTEATPSDVVLKMDNVSVKKGKDVVALKNLSLELKKGEILGIAGVDGNGQAEIVESITGLKQADSGTILFEGKDITKMPVRSRIASGIAHIPEDRHKHGLVLDYTIEENMVLELYHKEPYSKRGVLNFAAIKKHADNIIKNFDVRSGEGGKSIARSLSGGNQQKAVIGREIELDPTLLIAVQPTRGLDVGSIEYIHKRLVEQRDKGKAVLLVSLELDEVLNVSDRIAVVNNGQLVGIVNAKETNENELGLMMAGVMKGEEE, from the coding sequence ATGGACTATGTAGTGGAGATGCTCAATATCCGGAAAGAATTTACTGGAATAGTTGCCAATGATGATATTACACTTCGTCTGAAGCAAGGGGAAATTCACGCCCTTCTTGGAGAAAATGGTGCCGGGAAATCAACGCTGATGGCTATTTTGTTCGGTATGTATCAACCGGATAGAGGATCTATAAAAATAAATGGCAAGGAAATGAAAATTGCCAACCCTAATGTCGCGACAAAACTCGGTATCGGGATGGTCCACCAACACTTCAAGCTGGTCAGTAATTTTACGGTAACAGAGAACATTATGCTTGGTTCCGAATTGCATAAAATGTATGTGCTTGATAAGAAAACAGCCAGCAAAAGAATTGAAGATTTGTCTAAAAAATATGGCTTGAATGTGGATCCACATGCCAAAATTGAAGACATTTCCGTTGGCATGCAACAGCGTGTTGAAATTCTGAAGATGCTTTATCGTCAGGCTGACGTACTTATTTTGGACGAGCCTACTGCGGTTCTTACTCCTCAGGAAATTGAGGAACTGGGTAAGATTATGAAGAACCTTATCGCAGAAGGTAAATCCATTATTATTATCACGCACAAACTGAAAGAAATTAAGGCGATGGCGGACAGGTGTACAGTTATCAGAAGAGGAAAGACAATTGGCACGGTAAATGTGGCGGAAACGTCCAAAGAACAAATGGCTGAAATGATGGTTGGACGTGAAGTCAACTTTAAAGTCGACAAAACAGAAGCTACTCCAAGCGACGTTGTATTAAAAATGGACAATGTTTCAGTAAAGAAGGGCAAAGATGTGGTAGCCCTTAAAAACCTGTCTTTAGAACTGAAAAAAGGCGAAATTCTAGGAATAGCAGGGGTAGACGGTAATGGTCAGGCAGAAATAGTGGAAAGCATTACTGGCTTGAAGCAAGCGGACTCCGGAACCATTCTTTTTGAAGGAAAAGACATCACCAAAATGCCGGTTCGTTCTAGAATCGCAAGCGGGATCGCTCATATTCCGGAAGACCGTCACAAGCATGGACTAGTTTTAGATTATACAATTGAAGAAAATATGGTTTTAGAATTGTACCATAAAGAGCCATACTCCAAACGTGGCGTCCTTAATTTTGCTGCGATTAAAAAACATGCAGATAATATTATTAAAAACTTTGATGTCCGTTCTGGTGAAGGCGGTAAGTCCATTGCCAGGTCCCTTTCAGGCGGTAACCAGCAAAAGGCGGTAATCGGGCGGGAGATCGAATTAGATCCGACTCTGCTTATTGCTGTTCAGCCGACGCGTGGACTTGATGTTGGTTCGATCGAATACATCCACAAAAGACTTGTGGAACAACGAGACAAAGGGAAAGCTGTTTTGCTAGTGTCCTTGGAACTAGATGAGGTATTGAATGTTTCAGATCGCATCGCTGTTGTGAATAATGGCCAACTAGTTGGAATCGTGAATGCAAAGGAAACAAACGAGAACGAACTTGGTCTGATGATGGCAGGCGTGATGAAGGGGGAAGAAGAATGA
- a CDS encoding BMP family lipoprotein, producing MKKGLIATIITVLTTMIFLVGCGTDNNGSSDTASGDGSGSDLMVGMVTDAGTIDDKSFNEGTWNGILQAKEDFGIKEKYLKPAGTTEADYMQEITNLYDAEFKFIVTPGFKFETAVFQAQSQYEDAKFVLIDGSPHNGDFNPVVGENTVSIFFAEHEAGFLAGVATALELKEGEAGFIGGMEIPPVQKFNWGFQQGIAYANENLDTNVSIKEENVVYQGTFDDVAAGQQIAGAMFDRGVNVIFAAAGGVGVGAINEAKTRVEGGDDVWMVGVDVDQYEEGKMDSGDSVVLTSAMKKIDTAAADMIKAEIDGEFPGGETLTFDAKNDGIGLPEENPNLSDETTTKVDEIFELIKSGEVEVSAEQGDLIK from the coding sequence ATGAAAAAGGGTTTAATTGCAACGATCATCACTGTTTTAACCACGATGATCTTTTTAGTAGGTTGCGGTACGGACAACAATGGTAGTTCTGACACTGCTTCTGGCGATGGCAGCGGTTCTGACTTAATGGTCGGAATGGTTACAGATGCTGGGACAATCGATGACAAATCTTTTAACGAAGGAACTTGGAATGGGATTCTTCAAGCAAAAGAAGACTTCGGCATTAAAGAGAAATACTTAAAGCCGGCAGGTACTACAGAAGCTGACTACATGCAAGAAATTACAAACTTATATGATGCAGAATTTAAATTTATTGTTACTCCTGGATTTAAATTTGAAACAGCGGTTTTCCAAGCACAAAGTCAATATGAAGATGCAAAGTTCGTCCTAATCGACGGATCTCCACATAATGGCGATTTCAACCCAGTAGTGGGTGAAAATACAGTATCTATCTTCTTCGCAGAGCACGAAGCTGGATTCTTAGCTGGTGTTGCTACGGCTCTTGAGTTAAAAGAAGGCGAAGCTGGATTCATCGGTGGTATGGAAATTCCTCCAGTTCAAAAGTTCAACTGGGGCTTCCAACAAGGTATTGCGTATGCTAACGAAAACTTAGATACAAATGTAAGCATTAAAGAAGAAAACGTCGTGTACCAAGGTACATTTGACGATGTAGCTGCAGGTCAGCAAATTGCTGGAGCAATGTTTGACCGTGGTGTAAATGTAATCTTCGCAGCAGCGGGTGGAGTTGGCGTTGGGGCAATCAACGAAGCGAAAACTCGGGTTGAAGGCGGAGACGATGTATGGATGGTCGGTGTAGACGTTGACCAATACGAAGAAGGAAAAATGGATAGCGGTGATTCTGTAGTCTTAACTTCTGCAATGAAGAAAATCGACACAGCTGCAGCTGATATGATCAAAGCAGAAATCGATGGAGAGTTCCCAGGTGGCGAAACTCTTACATTTGATGCGAAAAACGATGGTATTGGACTTCCTGAAGAAAATCCAAACTTAAGTGATGAAACAACTACTAAAGTTGATGAGATCTTTGAACTAATCAAATCCGGTGAAGTAGAAGTATCTGCTGAGCAAGGCGATTTGATCAAGTAA
- the rluF gene encoding 23S rRNA pseudouridine(2604) synthase RluF: MRINKFISDSGVASRRGADKLIEEGKVKINGKVAKIGGQVNPGDEVLVNGQIIRIARDNVYIALNKPIGITSTTEKKVKGNIIDLVNHPLRLSHIGRLDKESEGLILLTNDGDIINEILRPENKHEKEYIVSVDKPITPDFVKQMSEGVKILGTKTLPCEVEQLSKFDFKIILTQGLNRQIRRMCAELGYEVLRLQRTRIMNIELGNLPMGQWRDLSKKEKRQLFAELNYEPKEW; the protein is encoded by the coding sequence ATGAGAATAAATAAATTTATAAGTGACTCAGGTGTTGCTTCAAGGCGCGGAGCCGATAAGCTGATTGAGGAAGGCAAAGTGAAGATCAATGGCAAGGTTGCCAAAATCGGCGGTCAAGTAAACCCCGGAGATGAGGTATTGGTGAACGGTCAAATCATCCGAATTGCCAGAGACAATGTCTATATCGCTTTGAACAAGCCTATTGGCATCACCAGCACCACGGAAAAGAAAGTAAAAGGAAATATCATTGACCTAGTAAATCATCCTCTGCGACTTTCTCATATTGGGCGTCTTGATAAGGAATCAGAAGGCCTGATTTTATTAACAAACGACGGAGATATCATCAATGAAATTTTACGCCCTGAAAACAAACATGAAAAAGAATATATCGTCTCTGTTGATAAGCCGATTACTCCGGACTTTGTGAAGCAGATGTCTGAGGGTGTCAAGATACTAGGAACCAAAACGCTTCCATGTGAAGTGGAGCAACTATCTAAATTTGATTTTAAGATTATTTTGACGCAAGGGTTAAACCGTCAGATTCGACGCATGTGTGCGGAACTTGGGTATGAGGTATTAAGGCTGCAGCGCACCCGGATCATGAATATCGAGCTTGGTAACTTGCCGATGGGACAGTGGCGCGACCTTAGCAAAAAGGAAAAACGCCAGTTGTTTGCTGAGTTGAATTATGAGCCGAAAGAATGGTAA
- a CDS encoding ABC transporter ATP-binding protein, whose product MTNAIIQFKDVRKQFDNDPAVLNDVSFEIERGKFYTLLGPSGCGKTTILRLIAGFTEATAGDIYFNGKKINNVPANKRQVNTVFQDYALFPHLNVFENVAFGLKIKKMKKADIEKKVTEALSFVNLKGFESREIREMSGGQRQRVAIARAIVNEPEVILLDEPLSALDLKLRTEMQYELRELQQRLGITFIFVTHDQEEALAMSDEIFVLNEGQIIQSGSPTDIYDEPINRFVADFIGESNIVEGRMIKDFLVEFAGKQFECVDKGLKDDEKVDIVIRPEDLAITTPAEGKLQVRVDSQLFRGVHYEISSYDQEGNEWLVHSTKKASVGDQIGLYFDPEAIHVMRLGESEEDFDRRLEGYSHITGASHGK is encoded by the coding sequence ATGACTAACGCCATTATTCAGTTTAAAGATGTGCGCAAGCAGTTTGATAATGATCCTGCTGTGCTTAACGATGTTAGTTTTGAGATAGAACGCGGGAAGTTTTATACCCTGCTCGGCCCATCCGGTTGCGGGAAAACGACGATCCTTCGTCTGATTGCCGGCTTTACGGAGGCAACTGCGGGGGATATTTATTTTAACGGGAAGAAAATTAATAATGTTCCTGCCAATAAACGCCAGGTGAACACGGTCTTTCAAGACTATGCTCTTTTTCCTCACTTAAATGTATTTGAAAATGTCGCTTTTGGGCTGAAAATCAAAAAGATGAAAAAGGCTGATATTGAAAAGAAAGTAACAGAAGCGCTTAGTTTCGTTAACCTTAAAGGCTTTGAATCTCGTGAAATCAGGGAGATGTCCGGCGGTCAGCGCCAGCGTGTCGCAATTGCGCGTGCGATCGTTAATGAACCGGAAGTTATTTTGCTAGATGAACCATTATCCGCACTAGATCTAAAACTGCGTACGGAAATGCAGTATGAATTAAGAGAACTTCAACAGCGCCTTGGCATTACGTTTATTTTCGTTACCCATGATCAGGAAGAAGCCCTTGCGATGTCAGATGAGATTTTCGTCCTTAATGAAGGGCAAATTATTCAAAGCGGGTCGCCAACAGATATTTATGATGAGCCGATCAACCGATTTGTTGCAGACTTTATTGGTGAATCCAATATAGTAGAAGGGCGAATGATCAAGGATTTCCTTGTGGAATTTGCCGGCAAGCAATTTGAATGTGTGGACAAGGGTTTGAAGGACGACGAAAAAGTGGACATTGTCATCCGACCTGAGGATTTGGCAATCACCACACCAGCAGAAGGAAAGCTTCAAGTTCGAGTAGATTCTCAACTGTTCCGTGGTGTTCATTATGAGATAAGCAGCTATGACCAAGAAGGTAACGAGTGGCTTGTTCATTCTACGAAGAAGGCTTCTGTCGGCGATCAAATTGGACTTTATTTT